Proteins co-encoded in one Aerococcaceae bacterium DSM 111021 genomic window:
- a CDS encoding UDP-N-acetylmuramoyl-L-alanine--D-glutamate ligase has protein sequence MGTNENLSDKAILVLGYALTGKSVAEFLVKQNANVTINDRGDLSQDPSVTLLLEESVKVVDGGHPLDLLDNHFDMIIKNPGIPYSIPFLQKAIEKNIPIYTDVELASWFSKGSIIGITGSNGKTTTTSLLRELLTHREKGLAYLAGNIGVPTLDVIEKATEEDDIVMELSSFQLAGTKHFHSDIAVITNIYEAHLDYHHTRKEYAAAKLKILANQTAEDMVVYRYDNAELHQWVEGFSGQLVPFSIENTDEFVRNNGAYIEGDWIYFKEEQIIPLSDIQIPGSHNVENVLAAISVAKLKEISNEDISKTVREYKGMRHRIQPIVKVSERSFYNDSKATNTTATITALNSFKQPIRYIGGGLDRGNEFDDLIPYLENVAGAYLYGETKEKMAKAFRAAGTNSIEVFDDLIQATTKAYRDARQGEVVLLSPSCASWDQYKNFEIRGDVYIDTIDKLLIEEPYTNE, from the coding sequence ATGGGAACGAATGAGAATTTATCAGATAAAGCAATATTAGTCTTAGGCTACGCCTTAACGGGAAAAAGTGTTGCTGAGTTTCTAGTAAAACAAAATGCGAATGTAACAATCAATGACCGAGGGGATCTATCACAAGACCCGTCGGTTACTTTACTTTTAGAAGAGAGTGTCAAAGTCGTAGATGGAGGACATCCCCTAGATCTATTAGATAACCATTTTGATATGATTATCAAAAACCCTGGAATACCTTATTCAATCCCTTTTTTACAAAAGGCAATTGAAAAAAATATTCCGATATATACAGATGTAGAATTAGCGTCTTGGTTTAGTAAAGGATCGATTATTGGAATAACAGGTAGTAACGGAAAAACTACTACGACGAGTTTATTAAGAGAATTATTAACACACCGAGAAAAAGGATTGGCGTATCTAGCTGGAAATATTGGTGTGCCAACATTGGATGTCATCGAAAAAGCTACTGAAGAAGATGATATTGTAATGGAGTTATCGAGTTTTCAATTAGCTGGAACAAAGCACTTTCATTCAGATATTGCAGTTATAACGAATATATATGAAGCTCATTTAGATTATCATCATACAAGGAAAGAATATGCGGCAGCAAAATTAAAAATCTTAGCAAATCAAACTGCTGAAGATATGGTCGTTTATCGTTATGACAATGCTGAACTACATCAATGGGTAGAAGGCTTTAGCGGTCAGCTAGTTCCTTTCTCGATTGAAAATACTGATGAATTTGTAAGAAATAATGGGGCTTATATTGAAGGAGATTGGATCTACTTTAAAGAAGAACAGATAATACCATTATCTGATATCCAAATCCCTGGTAGTCATAATGTTGAGAATGTCTTAGCTGCTATTTCAGTAGCTAAGTTAAAAGAAATATCAAATGAAGATATATCTAAAACAGTTAGAGAATATAAAGGTATGCGTCACCGGATTCAACCAATTGTGAAGGTCAGCGAACGTAGTTTTTACAATGACTCTAAAGCAACGAATACGACGGCGACAATTACTGCCCTAAATAGTTTTAAGCAGCCAATTAGATATATTGGTGGTGGATTAGATCGTGGGAATGAATTCGATGACTTAATACCATATTTAGAAAACGTAGCTGGAGCCTATCTTTACGGTGAAACGAAAGAAAAGATGGCTAAAGCATTTAGAGCTGCAGGAACCAATTCAATTGAAGTTTTTGACGACTTAATTCAAGCAACAACAAAAGCTTATAGAGATGCAAGACAAGGTGAGGTTGTATTACTTTCTCCAAGTTGTGCAAGTTGGGATCAATATAAGAATTTCGAAATACGCGGAGATGTATATATTGATACAATTGATAAGCTACTAATAGAAGAACCATATACCAATGAATAG
- a CDS encoding phospho-N-acetylmuramoyl-pentapeptide-transferase, whose product MNIILPIVTSFLLTVITMPFFIQFFNKKKLGQTTREDGPLWHEVKTGTPTMGGTVFILAILLSMLIFGFIQTSMSGEFWMIWLAFLLFGAIGFVDDFISIFKKRNEGLTARQKFLTQLLFAFIIALIGMITNQQILIPFFGFEISNIVLVGMFMFIWITGFSNAVNLTDGLDGLATGLNIIAYGAYYFIAAAEGNSTVATMSLIVVGSLIGFLIFNRKPAKIFMGDVGSLALGAGLAVISSVLNNPWSLLIIGFVFVVETVSVMLQVWSFKTRGKRIFKMAPIHHHFEMIGWSEAKVVNVFWAIGLISALIALFIF is encoded by the coding sequence TTGAATATTATCTTACCAATAGTGACTAGTTTTTTATTAACGGTCATTACAATGCCTTTTTTCATCCAATTCTTTAATAAAAAGAAATTAGGTCAAACTACACGTGAAGATGGGCCATTATGGCATGAGGTAAAAACAGGGACACCAACTATGGGTGGGACAGTGTTTATCTTAGCTATCTTACTATCGATGTTAATCTTTGGATTTATCCAAACATCAATGTCGGGTGAGTTTTGGATGATCTGGTTAGCATTCCTATTATTCGGAGCGATAGGATTTGTTGACGATTTTATTAGTATTTTCAAAAAAAGAAATGAAGGCTTAACAGCCAGACAGAAATTTTTGACACAATTATTATTTGCCTTTATCATTGCTTTAATAGGAATGATTACAAATCAACAAATCCTCATTCCTTTCTTTGGATTTGAGATTTCAAATATTGTCTTAGTTGGAATGTTTATGTTTATCTGGATTACTGGTTTTTCAAATGCGGTTAATTTAACGGATGGGTTAGATGGTTTAGCAACTGGATTGAATATTATCGCTTATGGGGCATATTATTTTATCGCTGCTGCTGAAGGTAATTCAACAGTGGCTACAATGTCATTAATTGTAGTTGGATCTTTAATTGGATTTTTAATTTTTAACCGTAAACCAGCCAAGATATTTATGGGTGATGTTGGTTCTCTAGCTTTAGGAGCAGGACTTGCCGTCATCTCTTCAGTACTTAATAATCCATGGAGCTTACTTATTATTGGTTTCGTCTTTGTTGTTGAAACTGTAAGTGTAATGCTTCAAGTATGGTCGTTCAAGACTCGTGGAAAAAGAATATTTAAGATGGCCCCAATACATCATCACTTCGAAATGATTGGATGGAGTGAAGCAAAAGTAGTGAATGTCTTTTGGGCTATCGGATTAATTAGTGCATTGATTGCGCTATTTATCTTTTAA
- a CDS encoding UDP-N-acetylmuramoyl-L-alanyl-D-glutamate--2,6-diaminopimelate ligase translates to MQQKDLMNVLYDANIINTKYLDNNVSSIANDSRKVENNTCFIAIKGENFDGHNAIEDVIKNGARMVIVEELPNEPEKLEATIVQVSSTFRAQAILANQFYEEPSTKINVVAVTGTNGKTTTSNMISQLLESLNRRTGVIGTLHYKVGEKYYPAVNTTPNALELQKLFNEMVEDDCTDAVIEASSHALALGRLSFTDIDCAIFTNLTREHLDFHSTMEGYANAKSLLFSQLGQRFHNQRPRLAILNMDDEYHKNMAEVTSADIVTYSLESQSATVYGHTIKEKNGKTEFVLDYNNESYTLEIPMRGSYNVSNYLAAFLTLSKYYRYTIEDILKATEEFNGVPGRMQVVDEGQNFEVIVDFAHSPDALERVMQELVQNKDESQSLIALMGHSGGNRDSGMRQPLGDILFKYADEIVFTADNPRFEPVEKIVNEMIGIHHNDNKPYSIIKDRAVAVQHAIDIARENDIVLFAGKGGEPYQVIGNDNIPYDEVQTVIDAIHRSKL, encoded by the coding sequence ATGCAACAAAAAGACTTAATGAATGTATTATATGACGCTAATATTATTAATACAAAGTACTTAGATAATAATGTGTCGAGTATAGCAAATGATTCTCGTAAGGTAGAAAATAATACATGTTTTATCGCTATTAAAGGTGAAAACTTTGATGGTCATAATGCCATTGAAGACGTTATTAAAAATGGAGCAAGAATGGTCATTGTTGAAGAATTGCCAAATGAACCTGAGAAGTTAGAAGCAACGATTGTTCAAGTATCTTCAACATTTCGTGCACAAGCAATTTTGGCTAATCAATTCTATGAAGAGCCATCCACAAAAATTAATGTCGTTGCTGTAACTGGAACAAACGGGAAAACAACAACAAGCAATATGATTAGTCAGTTACTTGAAAGTTTAAATAGACGAACTGGCGTAATCGGAACACTACATTATAAAGTAGGAGAAAAATATTACCCTGCAGTGAACACAACACCTAATGCCTTAGAGTTGCAAAAGTTATTTAATGAAATGGTTGAGGATGATTGTACCGATGCAGTTATTGAAGCTTCCTCACATGCATTAGCTTTGGGACGTTTATCGTTTACTGATATTGATTGTGCTATTTTTACTAATTTAACGCGTGAACATTTAGATTTCCATTCAACAATGGAAGGGTATGCTAATGCCAAAAGCTTGCTATTTAGTCAGTTAGGTCAAAGATTTCATAATCAACGGCCAAGATTAGCTATCTTAAATATGGATGATGAATATCATAAAAATATGGCTGAAGTAACGAGTGCTGATATTGTAACGTATAGTTTAGAGAGCCAATCAGCGACAGTTTATGGACACACAATTAAAGAAAAGAATGGTAAAACAGAATTTGTTTTAGATTATAATAATGAATCATACACGTTGGAGATTCCAATGCGTGGTTCTTATAATGTATCAAACTATTTAGCAGCATTTTTAACATTGAGTAAATATTACCGGTATACAATAGAAGATATTCTAAAAGCGACAGAAGAATTTAATGGTGTACCTGGACGTATGCAAGTCGTTGATGAAGGCCAAAACTTTGAAGTGATTGTAGATTTTGCACACTCACCGGATGCACTTGAGCGAGTAATGCAAGAGCTTGTTCAAAACAAAGATGAGTCCCAAAGCTTAATTGCGTTAATGGGTCATAGTGGGGGGAACCGCGATAGTGGTATGCGTCAGCCTTTAGGAGATATTCTATTCAAGTATGCAGATGAAATTGTGTTTACTGCTGATAATCCCAGATTTGAACCTGTTGAAAAAATCGTTAATGAGATGATTGGTATTCATCATAATGATAACAAACCATATTCAATCATTAAGGATAGAGCAGTCGCAGTTCAACATGCCATTGATATTGCTCGTGAAAATGATATTGTCTTATTCGCAGGTAAAGGTGGAGAACCATACCAAGTTATCGGAAACGACAATATACCGTACGATGAAGTACAGACAGTTATCGATGCAATCCATCGATCTAAGTTATAA